A single region of the Anaerococcus urinomassiliensis genome encodes:
- a CDS encoding carbohydrate ABC transporter permease: MNTLNLTKTDKKLRRVNIVCLIIILLLILVPMVYVLLASFMSPDVLLSKGISLKPSDWSTEGYKRVFADKSILRGFINSFIYSLSFGVLNVAVTMMAAYPMSREDLLFKKGIYTFFIITMFFGGGLVPTYLLIKDLGMLDTIWALIIPGCFSVFNLFLAQVYIKSLPQEMIEAAKVDGANDFQIFAKVILPLSKSIMFVIFLYSFVGMWNSYFDAMIYIKSPELEPLQLVLRKILVQNQPNMNMIGSQTAMAELKKIAELIKYATIVVSSVPLIVMFPFFQKYFEKGISLGSVKG; the protein is encoded by the coding sequence ATGAATACTCTAAACTTAACTAAAACAGATAAAAAACTTAGAAGAGTAAATATAGTTTGTTTAATAATCATATTACTTTTAATTTTAGTACCTATGGTTTATGTACTTCTTGCAAGCTTTATGTCACCAGATGTATTGCTTAGCAAGGGAATAAGTCTTAAGCCATCCGATTGGAGTACAGAAGGGTACAAAAGAGTATTTGCAGATAAAAGTATCCTTAGAGGATTTATAAATTCTTTTATATATTCCTTAAGTTTCGGTGTTTTAAATGTAGCTGTAACAATGATGGCTGCCTATCCAATGAGTAGAGAAGATTTATTATTTAAAAAAGGAATTTATACCTTCTTTATAATAACAATGTTCTTTGGCGGGGGCTTAGTTCCAACATACTTGCTTATCAAAGACTTAGGTATGTTAGATACAATTTGGGCTTTGATAATACCAGGTTGTTTTTCTGTATTTAATTTGTTTCTAGCACAAGTTTATATAAAAAGTTTACCGCAAGAGATGATTGAAGCGGCTAAGGTTGACGGGGCAAATGACTTTCAAATATTTGCTAAAGTTATACTACCACTATCAAAATCAATCATGTTTGTAATTTTTCTATATTCTTTTGTTGGGATGTGGAATAGTTACTTTGACGCAATGATTTATATAAAATCACCAGAACTCGAACCCTTACAATTAGTTTTAAGAAAGATTCTAGTTCAAAATCAACCTAATATGAACATGATTGGATCTCAAACAGCTATGGCAGAACTTAAGAAAATAGCTGAACTTATAAAATATGCGACAATTGTAGTATCAAGTGTACCATTAATAGTTATGTTCCCATTCTTCCAAAAATACTTTGAGAAGGGAATATCACTTGGATCAGTGAAAGGATAA